A genomic region of uncultured Roseibium sp. contains the following coding sequences:
- a CDS encoding acyl-CoA dehydrogenase family protein, translated as MHFGLSDEQDMIVSTVRSFVENEIYPHETLVEKTGQVPVELGEEIKRKCLDLGFYACNFPEEVGGAGLSHLDFTLVERELGRGSMALTHFFGRPQNILMACTGEQRERYLAPAVRGEKMDALAMTEPDAGSDVRGMKCQAVRDGGDWVVSGSKHFISGAEHADFFIVFVATGVDETPKGPKKRITCFLVDRGTPGFEVREGYNSVSHRGYKNYILYFDGCRLPDAQVLGEVDGGFAVMNEWLYATRLTVAAMSVGRARRCFDHALSYAAEREQFGQAIAKFQGVSFQIADMITEIDAADWLTLAGAWRLDQHLPANREIASAKLYATEMLARVTDATLQIHGGMGLMDDFPIERFWRDARVERIWDGTSEIQRHIISRDLFRPLGA; from the coding sequence ATGCATTTTGGTTTGAGCGACGAGCAGGACATGATCGTTTCGACGGTGCGCTCCTTCGTCGAAAACGAAATCTATCCTCATGAAACGCTTGTCGAAAAGACCGGGCAGGTTCCGGTGGAACTCGGCGAGGAGATCAAGCGCAAATGCCTCGATCTCGGCTTCTATGCCTGCAACTTTCCCGAGGAAGTCGGCGGAGCCGGTTTGAGCCACCTGGACTTTACGCTGGTGGAGCGTGAACTGGGACGCGGTTCCATGGCGCTGACGCATTTTTTCGGGCGGCCACAGAACATTCTCATGGCCTGTACGGGCGAGCAGCGCGAGCGTTACCTGGCGCCGGCTGTGCGCGGCGAGAAGATGGATGCCCTGGCGATGACGGAACCGGATGCCGGCTCCGATGTCAGAGGCATGAAGTGTCAGGCGGTCCGGGACGGCGGCGACTGGGTGGTGTCCGGGTCGAAGCACTTCATTTCCGGGGCAGAACATGCGGATTTTTTCATCGTATTTGTCGCAACCGGCGTCGATGAAACGCCGAAGGGGCCGAAAAAGCGGATCACCTGTTTTCTCGTGGATCGCGGCACGCCCGGTTTTGAAGTGCGGGAAGGCTACAATTCCGTCAGTCACCGGGGCTACAAGAACTACATTCTCTATTTCGACGGGTGCCGGCTTCCCGACGCGCAGGTTCTCGGAGAGGTGGACGGTGGATTTGCCGTGATGAATGAATGGCTCTACGCGACCCGGCTGACAGTTGCGGCGATGAGCGTCGGGCGTGCGCGCCGCTGCTTCGATCACGCACTTTCCTATGCAGCGGAGCGCGAGCAATTCGGCCAGGCCATCGCGAAGTTTCAGGGCGTGAGTTTTCAGATTGCGGACATGATCACCGAAATCGACGCGGCTGACTGGCTCACGCTTGCCGGCGCATGGCGGCTCGACCAGCATTTGCCTGCCAACAGGGAAATTGCCAGCGCCAAGCTGTATGCCACGGAAATGCTCGCAAGGGTCACGGACGCGACCTTGCAGATCCATGGCGGCATGGGCCTGATGGATGACTTTCCGATCGAACGCTTCTGGCGCGACGCACGCGTGGAACGGATCTGGGATGGTACCAGCGAAATCCAGCGCCACATTATCAGCCGCGATCTCTTCAGACCACTCGGAGCCTAG